One genomic segment of Caldimonas brevitalea includes these proteins:
- a CDS encoding TonB-dependent receptor, with protein sequence MLSTITTTFVAPPAQAQGQPGAAAPPAQLGNVTVTAERRTENIRDVPISITTLSGEKLDVLNAGGDDIRLMSGRVPSLNIESSFGRAFPRFYLRGLGNTDFDLNASQPVSLVYDDVVLENPLLKGFPLFDLEQVEVLRGPQGTLFGRNSPAGVVKFDSVQPVRRREGYLNLGVGSHASLNLEGAVNTPLGADWAARASLLAQRRSDWVDNTYPGPTGALEGYNDRAARVQLLYRPHADFSALFNLHGRELDGTARVFRANIIRPGSNELVDGFDEDQVSIDGRNEQELSHRGGSLRLRWKLQDLTLHSVTGYETVEAYSRGDVDGGYGAVFAPPSGPGAIPFPAESADGLPDHKQISQEFRLQSNHTDSPLNWLAGAYYFHEDISVDSFNYDTLGGGVQNGYAIQQQKNRAWALFGSLNYAATERLKLRGGLRYTDDKKDFQAQRLASPIGAGPTGVLRERPRDHDVSWDLSGTYAVAPATNLYARLARGFRAPSIQGRLLFGDTPSVAQSERVLSYEMGVKADLFDQRARVGFNVYQYTVRDQQLTAVGGETNFNRLVNADKMVGRGAEVDLQALLTDRLQMTLGASYNHTELRDPSLAIAACGSGCTVTDPLNAAGLALIDGNPLPQAPQWIANVTLRYGIPTEAGEWFVYTDWAWRSKINFFLYESKEYTGKPLLVGGLRAGYVWGDGRYELALFGRNILNATRVVGGIDFNNLTGFINEPRTWGAQLKAAF encoded by the coding sequence ATGCTGTCCACCATCACCACCACTTTCGTCGCGCCGCCCGCGCAGGCACAGGGGCAGCCGGGCGCAGCGGCTCCCCCGGCCCAACTTGGCAACGTGACGGTGACCGCGGAGCGGCGCACCGAAAACATCCGCGACGTGCCGATCTCGATCACCACCCTCAGCGGCGAGAAGCTCGACGTGCTCAACGCCGGCGGCGACGACATCCGGTTGATGTCGGGCCGCGTGCCCAGCCTGAACATCGAATCGTCGTTCGGCCGCGCCTTCCCGCGCTTTTATCTGCGCGGGCTCGGCAACACCGACTTCGACCTCAACGCCTCTCAGCCCGTGTCCCTGGTCTATGACGACGTCGTGCTGGAGAACCCGCTGCTCAAGGGCTTTCCGCTGTTCGACCTGGAACAGGTGGAGGTGTTGCGCGGGCCGCAGGGCACGCTCTTCGGTCGCAACTCACCGGCCGGCGTGGTGAAGTTCGACTCGGTGCAACCCGTGCGGCGGCGCGAGGGCTATCTGAACCTGGGGGTGGGCAGCCATGCGTCACTCAACCTGGAAGGCGCCGTCAACACGCCGCTGGGCGCGGACTGGGCGGCGCGGGCCTCGCTGCTGGCGCAGCGGCGCAGCGACTGGGTCGACAACACCTACCCGGGGCCGACGGGCGCGCTCGAAGGCTACAACGACCGCGCCGCCCGCGTGCAGCTGCTCTACCGGCCGCATGCCGACTTCAGTGCACTGTTCAACCTGCATGGGCGCGAGCTCGACGGCACGGCGCGGGTGTTCCGCGCCAACATCATCCGGCCGGGCAGCAACGAGCTGGTCGACGGATTCGATGAAGACCAGGTGTCGATCGACGGGCGCAACGAACAGGAGCTGAGCCACCGGGGCGGCAGCCTGCGGCTGCGCTGGAAGCTTCAGGACCTGACGCTGCATTCCGTCACCGGCTACGAGACCGTGGAGGCGTACAGCCGGGGTGACGTGGACGGCGGCTACGGAGCCGTGTTCGCACCGCCTTCGGGGCCCGGTGCGATTCCGTTCCCGGCCGAGTCGGCCGACGGCTTGCCGGACCACAAGCAGATCTCGCAAGAGTTTCGCCTGCAGTCGAACCACACCGACTCGCCGTTGAACTGGCTGGCCGGGGCGTACTACTTCCACGAAGACATCAGCGTCGACAGCTTCAACTACGACACGCTTGGCGGCGGGGTTCAGAACGGCTACGCGATACAGCAGCAGAAGAACAGGGCGTGGGCACTGTTCGGCTCGCTGAACTATGCCGCCACCGAGCGCCTCAAGCTGCGCGGCGGCCTGCGCTACACCGACGACAAGAAAGACTTCCAGGCGCAGCGCCTGGCGTCTCCCATCGGCGCAGGCCCGACCGGCGTGCTGCGCGAGCGCCCACGTGACCACGACGTGAGCTGGGATCTGAGCGGCACCTACGCCGTGGCACCGGCCACCAACCTGTATGCGCGCCTTGCGCGAGGCTTTCGTGCGCCCAGCATCCAGGGGCGGCTCTTGTTCGGCGACACGCCGTCGGTGGCGCAATCGGAGCGCGTCTTGTCTTACGAGATGGGCGTGAAGGCCGACCTGTTCGACCAGCGGGCCCGCGTCGGTTTCAACGTCTACCAGTACACCGTGCGCGACCAGCAGCTGACGGCGGTGGGCGGCGAGACCAACTTCAACCGCCTCGTCAATGCCGACAAGATGGTGGGCCGGGGCGCCGAGGTCGATCTGCAGGCGCTGCTGACCGACCGCTTGCAGATGACCTTGGGCGCCAGCTACAACCACACCGAGTTGCGCGACCCGTCGCTCGCCATTGCAGCCTGCGGAAGCGGCTGCACCGTGACCGATCCGCTGAACGCCGCCGGCCTGGCGCTGATCGACGGCAATCCGTTGCCACAGGCGCCGCAGTGGATCGCCAACGTCACGCTGCGCTACGGCATCCCGACCGAGGCCGGCGAGTGGTTCGTCTACACCGATTGGGCCTGGCGCAGCAAGATCAACTTTTTTCTCTATGAGTCGAAGGAGTACACCGGCAAGCCGCTGCTGGTGGGGGGCTTGCGCGCGGGGTACGTGTGGGGCGACGGTCGCTACGAACTGGCACTGTTCGGACGCAACATCTTGAACGCCACCCGGGTGGTGGGGGGCATCGACTTCAACAACCTGACCGGGTTCATCAATGAACCGCGCACCTGGGGGGCGCAACTCAAAGCGGCATTCTGA
- a CDS encoding response regulator, producing MSPAHSRHGRVLVVDDNRDAADSLAMVLQVLGYETGIAYDGAQALEVARRFLPEVVVLDINMPVMDGYQVARVLRQSSAEPRTVLVALTARTTPEDECAARDAGFDIHLAKPAGPEQVDRVLAQALEEARQQA from the coding sequence ATGTCGCCCGCTCACTCCCGTCATGGCCGCGTGCTCGTCGTCGACGACAACCGAGATGCAGCCGATTCGCTGGCCATGGTCCTGCAGGTGCTCGGCTATGAGACCGGCATTGCCTACGACGGCGCGCAGGCACTCGAGGTGGCGCGGCGCTTTCTGCCGGAGGTGGTGGTACTCGACATCAACATGCCAGTGATGGACGGCTACCAGGTTGCGCGTGTGCTGCGCCAGTCGAGCGCCGAACCCCGCACTGTGTTGGTCGCACTCACCGCCCGTACCACGCCGGAAGACGAGTGCGCGGCGCGGGACGCCGGCTTCGACATCCATCTCGCGAAGCCCGCCGGCCCCGAGCAGGTCGACCGGGTGTTGGCGCAGGCGCTCGAGGAGGCGCGCCAGCAAGCTTGA
- the glgP gene encoding alpha-glucan family phosphorylase, translated as MTTATPAPTSAFPDLTGEPRIAYFSMEIALRSEIPTYSGGLGVLAGDTMRSSADLGLPLIGVTLVSRAGYFRQQIVDGRQVEQPQWWEPLQWAQQMPAKVAVQIGERPVWVAAWLYTVESGFGPCGRPVPVLLLDTDVPENHPDDRTITHQLYGGDQAYRLKQEMVLGIGGVRMLRALGVTVRKFHLNEGHAALLTLELLATQGRRGGPQVDTAAVRRRCVFTTHTPVEAGHDRFSHELAGPMLGGLFASPAVRQLGGEGELNMTLLALNLSEWVNGVARRHAEVSRRMFPGYDVQAITNGVHARTWTAESFARLFDTHVPGWGHEPETLVQVADRLSDAEVTAAHREAKAALLEHLRGLPGGAAFDPAWPILGYARRMTPYKRPELLFTDLQRLKDIATRLPFQIVVAGKAHPRDDGGRRAIEMLHGWASELQGAVPLVFVPDYNMDVARRLVSGADVWLNTPRRPLEASGTSGMKAALNGVPNLSVPDGWWLEGCIEGVTGWSIGGDTDADNDGDARALYDKLEQQVLPLFHRDPAGWCAVMKGAISRNGYHFNSHRMMRRYAVEAYLR; from the coding sequence ATGACCACCGCCACCCCCGCCCCCACCAGCGCCTTCCCCGACCTGACCGGCGAACCGCGCATCGCGTACTTCTCGATGGAGATTGCGCTGCGCAGCGAGATCCCGACCTACAGCGGCGGCCTCGGCGTGCTGGCCGGCGACACGATGCGCAGCAGCGCCGACCTGGGCTTGCCGCTGATCGGCGTCACGCTGGTCAGCCGTGCCGGCTATTTCCGCCAGCAGATCGTCGACGGCCGCCAGGTCGAGCAGCCGCAGTGGTGGGAGCCGTTGCAGTGGGCGCAGCAGATGCCCGCCAAGGTGGCCGTGCAGATCGGCGAGCGTCCGGTCTGGGTCGCCGCCTGGCTCTACACGGTCGAGAGCGGCTTCGGCCCGTGCGGACGGCCGGTGCCGGTGCTGTTGCTCGACACCGATGTGCCCGAGAACCACCCCGACGACCGCACCATCACACACCAGCTGTACGGCGGCGACCAGGCTTACCGCCTGAAGCAGGAAATGGTGCTGGGCATCGGTGGCGTGCGCATGCTGCGGGCGCTCGGCGTCACGGTGCGCAAATTCCACCTGAACGAAGGCCACGCGGCGCTGCTGACGCTGGAGCTGCTGGCCACCCAGGGACGGCGCGGCGGCCCGCAGGTGGACACCGCCGCGGTGCGACGGCGCTGCGTGTTCACCACGCACACGCCGGTGGAGGCCGGCCATGACCGCTTCTCGCACGAGCTGGCGGGGCCGATGCTCGGCGGGCTGTTCGCGTCGCCGGCGGTGCGGCAGCTCGGCGGCGAGGGTGAACTCAACATGACGCTGCTGGCGCTGAATTTGAGCGAATGGGTCAACGGTGTGGCGCGGCGACATGCCGAGGTGTCGCGCCGGATGTTCCCCGGGTATGACGTACAAGCCATCACCAACGGCGTGCACGCCCGCACCTGGACGGCCGAGAGCTTCGCGCGCTTGTTCGACACGCACGTGCCGGGGTGGGGCCATGAACCCGAGACGCTGGTCCAGGTCGCCGACCGCCTCAGCGACGCTGAAGTCACGGCGGCGCACCGCGAGGCCAAGGCCGCGCTGCTCGAACATCTGCGCGGACTCCCCGGCGGCGCTGCCTTCGACCCGGCCTGGCCCATCCTCGGCTACGCGCGCCGCATGACGCCCTACAAGCGGCCCGAGCTGCTGTTCACCGATCTGCAGCGCCTGAAGGACATCGCCACGCGCCTGCCGTTCCAGATCGTCGTCGCGGGCAAGGCGCATCCGCGCGACGACGGCGGGCGGCGTGCGATCGAGATGCTGCATGGTTGGGCGAGCGAGTTGCAAGGCGCCGTGCCGCTGGTGTTCGTGCCCGACTACAACATGGACGTGGCGCGGCGGCTGGTGTCGGGTGCCGATGTCTGGCTCAACACGCCGCGCCGGCCGCTGGAGGCCTCGGGCACCAGCGGCATGAAAGCCGCGCTCAACGGCGTGCCCAACCTCAGCGTGCCCGACGGCTGGTGGCTGGAGGGCTGCATCGAAGGGGTCACGGGGTGGTCGATCGGTGGCGACACCGACGCCGACAACGACGGCGACGCGCGTGCCCTCTACGACAAGCTGGAGCAGCAGGTGCTGCCGCTGTTCCATCGCGACCCGGCCGGCTGGTGCGCCGTGATGAAGGGCGCCATCAGTCGCAACGGCTACCACTTCAACAGCCACCGCATGATGCGTCGCTACGCCGTCGAGGCGTATCTGCGCTGA
- a CDS encoding esterase-like activity of phytase family protein: MHPYSLLRPLAAVVTLLCAQAGLAAHPAQPLLTGWAGMPAATFADGPTSGQFATPNTYGTHIPPYLHRQPVQGFSGVLRGPGHNTFRFLTDNGFGGKANSADALLRLYTVKVDFRSRRGGSGRVMPATWHSGRPTWRFDASTRITLNDADHQLGLPIQADHAHYYNDSARPPVDPQIRRDRLLTGADLDVESVRRDRHGHYWFGDEFGPYLVKTDAQGKVLRPAIPLPGVRAPEHAEVVQGNATANIGASGGFEGLAINASGTRLYTLLEKSVAGDPASTLRISEFDLSSEAYTGTVYHYPLDAAGVAIGDMTAIDDTRFIVIERNNGTATTPTPPFKKLYLVDLAGVPHGGVVRKTELVDLMNVPDPDDLDRDGRRVYTMPYVTIEDVLVLNDHTLLVVNDNNFPYGGGREAAADNTEFVRISLPRSLRR; encoded by the coding sequence GTGCACCCTTACTCGCTGCTGCGTCCGCTCGCCGCCGTCGTCACGCTGCTCTGTGCGCAAGCCGGCCTCGCGGCGCACCCCGCGCAACCGCTGTTGACCGGCTGGGCCGGCATGCCGGCCGCCACCTTTGCCGACGGCCCGACGTCGGGGCAATTCGCCACCCCCAACACCTACGGCACGCACATCCCGCCCTACCTGCACCGGCAGCCGGTCCAGGGCTTCTCGGGTGTGCTGCGCGGCCCAGGCCACAACACCTTCCGGTTCCTGACCGACAACGGCTTCGGTGGCAAGGCCAACTCGGCCGACGCACTGCTGCGCCTGTACACGGTGAAGGTGGACTTTCGCAGCCGCCGCGGCGGCAGCGGCCGCGTGATGCCCGCCACCTGGCACTCGGGCCGCCCGACCTGGCGCTTCGATGCCAGCACCCGCATCACGCTCAACGACGCCGATCATCAGCTCGGGCTGCCCATCCAGGCGGATCACGCGCACTACTACAACGACTCCGCCCGGCCCCCGGTCGACCCGCAGATCCGCCGCGACCGGCTGCTGACCGGCGCCGACCTGGACGTCGAATCGGTACGCCGCGACCGCCACGGCCACTACTGGTTCGGCGATGAGTTCGGCCCCTACCTGGTGAAGACCGACGCGCAGGGCAAGGTGCTGCGCCCGGCGATCCCACTGCCCGGCGTGCGCGCACCTGAACACGCCGAGGTCGTGCAGGGCAACGCCACGGCCAACATCGGCGCCTCCGGCGGCTTCGAGGGCCTGGCGATCAATGCGAGCGGCACCCGGCTCTACACCTTGCTCGAGAAGAGCGTGGCCGGTGACCCGGCGTCGACGCTGCGCATCAGCGAATTCGATCTGTCGAGCGAGGCCTATACCGGCACCGTCTACCACTATCCCCTCGACGCGGCCGGCGTCGCCATCGGCGACATGACCGCGATCGACGACACCCGTTTTATCGTCATCGAGCGCAACAACGGCACCGCCACCACGCCCACGCCGCCGTTCAAGAAGCTCTACCTGGTCGACCTGGCCGGCGTGCCGCACGGCGGTGTGGTCCGCAAGACCGAGCTGGTCGACCTGATGAACGTGCCCGACCCCGATGACCTGGACCGCGACGGTCGGCGCGTCTACACCATGCCTTACGTGACGATCGAGGACGTGCTGGTGCTGAACGACCACACGCTGCTGGTCGTGAACGACAACAACTTCCCGTACGGCGGCGGACGCGAGGCGGCGGCGGACAACACCGAGTTCGTGCGCATCTCGCTGCCGCGCAGCCTGCGGCGCTGA
- a CDS encoding glutathione S-transferase N-terminal domain-containing protein, giving the protein MTDLSRFDITRKWPARHPERLQLYSLPTPNGVKVSIMLEETGLPYEPHLVSFETNDQMSPEFLSLNPNNKIPAILDPAGPEGRPLPLFESGAILVYLADKTGQLMPKSPAARYETLQWVMFQMGGIGPMFGQLGFFHKFAGKDYEDKRPRDRYVAESKRLLGVLDRRLAGRAWIMGDDYTIADIATFPWVNNLVGFYGAGELVGMADFPEVTRVLQAFLKRPAVERGLRIPARPPAA; this is encoded by the coding sequence ATGACCGATCTTTCCCGATTCGACATCACCCGCAAATGGCCCGCCCGGCACCCCGAGCGCCTGCAGCTGTACTCGCTGCCCACGCCCAACGGCGTCAAGGTGTCGATCATGCTGGAGGAAACGGGCCTGCCCTACGAGCCCCATCTGGTGAGCTTCGAGACGAACGACCAGATGTCGCCCGAGTTCCTGTCGCTCAACCCGAACAACAAGATCCCCGCCATCCTCGACCCTGCCGGCCCCGAAGGTCGGCCGCTGCCCCTGTTCGAGTCCGGCGCCATCCTCGTCTACCTCGCGGACAAGACCGGCCAGTTGATGCCGAAGTCTCCGGCGGCGCGCTACGAAACGCTGCAGTGGGTGATGTTCCAGATGGGCGGCATCGGCCCGATGTTCGGGCAGCTCGGCTTCTTCCACAAGTTCGCCGGCAAGGACTACGAAGACAAACGTCCGCGCGACCGCTATGTGGCGGAGTCGAAGCGTTTGCTCGGCGTGCTCGACCGGCGACTGGCCGGCCGCGCCTGGATCATGGGCGACGACTACACGATCGCCGACATCGCCACCTTCCCGTGGGTCAACAACCTGGTCGGCTTCTATGGCGCGGGTGAGCTGGTCGGCATGGCCGACTTCCCGGAGGTCACCCGCGTGCTGCAGGCGTTCCTGAAGCGCCCCGCCGTCGAGCGAGGCCTGCGCATTCCCGCCCGCCCGCCAGCCGCTTGA
- a CDS encoding DUF1428 domain-containing protein: MPQYVDGFVVPVPTANLDAYRNMAERAGKVWIEHGARQYVECVADDVKPGEVTSFPQSVQLKEGETVVFAWIVYDSREHRDSVNEKVMADPRLKDMMDPKSMPFDGMRMFWGGFKSLVDL, translated from the coding sequence ATGCCTCAATACGTGGACGGATTTGTCGTGCCGGTGCCCACCGCCAACCTCGATGCCTATCGCAACATGGCCGAGCGCGCCGGCAAGGTCTGGATCGAACACGGCGCGCGACAGTATGTGGAATGTGTCGCCGACGACGTCAAGCCGGGAGAGGTCACGTCGTTTCCGCAAAGCGTGCAACTCAAGGAAGGCGAGACGGTCGTGTTCGCCTGGATCGTCTATGACTCGCGCGAGCACCGCGACAGCGTCAACGAGAAAGTCATGGCCGACCCCCGCCTGAAGGACATGATGGACCCGAAGAGCATGCCCTTCGACGGCATGCGCATGTTCTGGGGCGGCTTCAAAAGCCTGGTCGATCTGTAA
- a CDS encoding cupin domain-containing protein, with the protein MALPHAQPLDIISVRPLGDDLRKAVSTSLLKTERLQLLHLVLPAHQDQPEHHVDDECTIHCLEGDVEVVTPGGTRRLGQGELVVLPSRQRHSLRARADSAVLVTLLLEDGDAARGGGSGARTLQGGAPGRS; encoded by the coding sequence ATGGCTCTGCCACACGCCCAACCGCTCGACATCATCAGCGTGCGCCCGCTGGGTGACGACCTGCGCAAGGCGGTGAGCACCAGCCTGCTGAAGACCGAGCGTCTGCAACTGCTGCACCTGGTGCTGCCGGCGCACCAGGACCAGCCCGAGCACCATGTGGACGACGAATGCACCATCCATTGCCTGGAAGGCGACGTCGAAGTGGTCACGCCCGGGGGTACCCGGCGGCTGGGGCAAGGTGAGCTGGTCGTGCTGCCGTCCCGACAACGCCATTCGCTGCGTGCCCGCGCCGACTCGGCCGTGCTCGTGACGCTGCTGCTGGAAGATGGCGACGCCGCCCGGGGCGGTGGCAGCGGGGCGCGCACGCTGCAGGGCGGGGCGCCAGGGCGCAGCTGA
- the dbpA gene encoding ATP-dependent RNA helicase DbpA gives MTDTTSGLAFSELPLAPAVLDNLQRLGYDRMTPIQAACLPLALAGRDLIAQAKTGSGKTLAFALPLLARLDPRRFEVQAVVLCPTRELADQVTQEIRRLARAEDNIKTLTLCGGATMRPQIASLAHGAHVVVGTPGRILDHLGRETLALGALNTLVLDEADRMLDMGFADDIAQVIQHCPRQRQTLLFSATYPEGVSKLAGRYLRDPQEVKLTERHAATKIRQRFYEVTDSQRLHAVGLLLNHYRPQSTLAFCNTKQQCRDLVAVLSAQGIEALELHGDLEQRERDQVLVQFANRSCSVLVATDVAARGLDIAQLEAVINVDISPDPEVHVHRVGRTGRADEEGWAFSLASLDEMGRVGRIDEMQGRPSDWHPLSELTAPDDAPPLRPPMVTLQIMGGRKEKIRPGDVLGALTKDMGFDAGQIGKINVNEYSTYVAVERGIAKEAVQRLNAGKVKGKSVKVRRL, from the coding sequence ATGACCGATACCACCTCCGGCCTCGCTTTCAGCGAGCTGCCCCTCGCGCCCGCCGTGCTCGACAACCTGCAGCGGCTGGGCTATGACCGCATGACCCCCATCCAGGCCGCCTGCCTGCCGCTGGCGCTGGCCGGGCGTGACCTGATCGCGCAGGCCAAGACCGGCAGCGGCAAGACACTGGCCTTTGCCTTGCCGCTGCTGGCCCGGCTCGACCCGCGGCGCTTCGAGGTGCAGGCCGTGGTGCTGTGCCCCACGCGCGAGCTGGCCGACCAGGTGACACAGGAGATCCGCCGCCTGGCCCGCGCCGAGGACAACATCAAGACCCTGACGCTGTGCGGCGGCGCCACGATGCGCCCGCAGATCGCCAGCCTCGCCCATGGCGCCCACGTCGTGGTGGGCACGCCCGGGCGCATCCTCGACCACCTGGGCCGCGAAACACTGGCGCTCGGCGCCCTCAACACCCTGGTGCTCGACGAAGCCGATCGCATGCTGGACATGGGCTTTGCCGACGACATTGCACAAGTGATCCAGCACTGCCCGCGACAACGCCAGACGCTGCTGTTCTCGGCCACCTACCCCGAGGGCGTGTCGAAGCTGGCCGGCCGCTACCTGCGCGACCCGCAGGAGGTGAAGCTGACCGAGCGGCATGCCGCCACCAAGATCCGCCAGCGCTTCTACGAGGTGACCGACAGCCAGCGACTGCACGCGGTCGGCCTGCTGCTCAACCATTACCGGCCCCAGAGCACGCTGGCCTTCTGCAACACCAAGCAGCAGTGCCGCGACCTGGTGGCGGTGCTGAGCGCCCAGGGCATCGAGGCGCTCGAACTGCACGGCGACCTCGAACAACGCGAGCGCGACCAGGTGCTGGTGCAGTTCGCCAACCGCAGTTGCAGCGTGCTGGTGGCCACCGACGTGGCCGCCCGCGGCCTCGACATCGCCCAGCTCGAAGCGGTCATCAACGTCGACATCAGCCCCGACCCGGAGGTGCATGTGCACCGCGTCGGCCGCACCGGCCGTGCCGACGAGGAGGGCTGGGCCTTCAGCCTCGCCAGCCTCGACGAGATGGGACGCGTGGGCCGCATCGACGAGATGCAGGGCCGGCCGAGCGACTGGCACCCCTTGAGCGAGTTGACCGCGCCCGACGATGCGCCCCCGCTGCGCCCCCCGATGGTGACGCTGCAGATCATGGGCGGCCGCAAGGAGAAGATCCGGCCCGGCGACGTGCTGGGGGCGCTGACCAAGGACATGGGCTTCGACGCCGGCCAGATCGGCAAGATCAACGTCAACGAGTACTCGACCTATGTCGCGGTGGAGCGAGGCATCGCCAAGGAGGCGGTGCAGCGGCTCAACGCCGGCAAAGTGAAAGGCAAGTCGGTCAAGGTGCGGCGCCTCTGA
- a CDS encoding phospholipase D-like domain-containing protein — MSIPDRIGRPGTGITPAAPAPAAPASNPTAPSGHGNPASRAAGGFAMHGLPPPFAATVRAQRSLDSEADSSGPQARTRGGERPRPAALAVPRADLYQIRPARPPRLETLQDYARALRGVTPQATRIAAALDRGEIELNLLSDLEFRQACGARNDGPLPLAYTEGHRVFLNAERGDSWARLLDAVHEGTHALDHLAARDLGLQGDEHGSSGDDPEVLAYRHQIEFARALSLDSAPPPGLDATAAPDQINAAHTLHDVHRHVATAHAGSLEVDLERRAAPVQHQRRLVSPPANPSDPHALLAGALQHARGGTVRAEAILSTGNRVHSVDVEGPAIFARQAELIRSAQQEVLIQTFVWDPNSKAAETLLEALDNLAQREAAGDAPGRRIKVRLLVNEEAGIAQRFMQATGNKKAAQPNSRPPGPLPDALLGERYAHLADRLDLEVRGHRHGSVNSLHSKSVIVDGRHAAVTGANVQSRNDAPQPAYDFGVSLSGPVARSLREDFATNWNRSVNRDQPTRPIDPDDAPLVLAPAAGGVTMAVLTKKPNFNPLNTDTRNPQDQAFLSAIDNARSSIQIMTPNLNAPAVITALRAAAARGVQVELLVSKGFNDKREDNRVAGGTNAAAIEQLQRDGIDTRSLQIRYFRNPAAPDGAPVPDGNVIGSSHAKFMAVDGELAIFGSSNMDKTSWHFSGETNVAVFDRAAAAKVKAAVFDAAWGRSVAVADDEGGRGPKV, encoded by the coding sequence ATGTCGATCCCCGACCGCATCGGCCGCCCCGGCACCGGCATCACCCCGGCGGCCCCGGCCCCAGCGGCACCCGCGTCGAACCCCACTGCCCCATCCGGCCACGGCAACCCGGCGTCGCGTGCTGCAGGAGGCTTTGCGATGCACGGCCTGCCCCCGCCTTTCGCGGCCACTGTGCGAGCACAGCGCAGTCTGGACAGCGAAGCCGACAGCAGCGGCCCGCAAGCGCGCACGCGCGGCGGCGAGCGGCCCCGCCCTGCGGCGCTCGCCGTGCCCCGCGCGGATCTCTACCAGATCCGGCCCGCCCGCCCGCCGCGCCTCGAGACGCTCCAGGACTACGCCCGCGCCTTGCGCGGCGTGACCCCGCAAGCCACCCGCATCGCCGCCGCGCTGGACCGCGGCGAGATCGAATTGAACCTGCTGTCGGACCTCGAATTCCGCCAGGCCTGTGGCGCCCGCAACGACGGCCCCCTGCCCTTGGCTTACACCGAGGGGCACCGTGTGTTCCTGAACGCCGAGCGTGGTGACAGCTGGGCGCGCTTGCTCGATGCCGTACATGAGGGCACGCACGCGCTGGATCACCTGGCAGCCCGCGATCTCGGGCTGCAGGGCGACGAGCACGGCAGCTCCGGGGACGACCCGGAGGTCCTCGCCTACCGCCACCAGATCGAATTCGCCCGCGCGCTGAGCCTGGATAGCGCGCCACCGCCGGGACTCGACGCCACGGCCGCGCCCGACCAGATCAACGCTGCCCACACGCTGCACGACGTACACCGGCACGTGGCGACCGCCCACGCCGGCAGCCTCGAGGTCGACCTGGAGCGCCGCGCTGCACCGGTGCAGCACCAGCGGCGCCTGGTCAGCCCGCCAGCGAATCCGTCCGACCCTCACGCCTTGCTCGCCGGGGCCTTGCAACATGCCCGCGGTGGCACGGTGCGGGCCGAGGCCATCCTGTCGACTGGCAACCGGGTGCACAGCGTCGATGTCGAAGGGCCGGCCATCTTCGCGCGCCAGGCCGAACTGATCCGGTCGGCGCAGCAGGAAGTGCTGATCCAGACCTTCGTCTGGGACCCCAATTCCAAAGCCGCCGAGACGCTGCTCGAGGCGCTCGACAACCTGGCGCAGCGGGAGGCGGCCGGCGATGCCCCCGGCCGGCGCATCAAGGTGCGCCTGCTCGTCAACGAGGAAGCCGGCATCGCCCAGCGCTTCATGCAGGCCACCGGCAACAAGAAGGCGGCGCAGCCGAACAGCCGACCGCCGGGGCCGCTGCCCGACGCCTTGCTCGGTGAGCGTTACGCGCACCTGGCCGACCGGCTCGACCTCGAGGTGCGCGGACATCGGCACGGCTCGGTCAATTCGCTGCACAGCAAGAGTGTGATCGTCGACGGCCGGCATGCCGCCGTCACCGGGGCCAACGTCCAGAGCCGCAACGACGCGCCGCAACCCGCGTATGACTTCGGCGTCTCGCTGTCGGGTCCTGTCGCCCGCAGCCTGCGCGAAGACTTCGCCACGAACTGGAACCGCAGCGTCAACCGCGACCAACCGACACGACCGATCGACCCCGACGACGCGCCACTCGTCCTCGCCCCCGCGGCGGGCGGCGTCACGATGGCGGTGTTGACCAAAAAGCCGAACTTCAATCCGCTCAACACCGACACCCGCAACCCGCAGGACCAGGCCTTCTTGTCCGCGATCGACAACGCCCGCTCGTCGATCCAGATCATGACGCCCAACCTGAACGCCCCAGCCGTCATCACGGCGCTACGCGCCGCCGCCGCGCGTGGGGTGCAGGTGGAGTTGCTCGTCTCGAAAGGCTTCAACGACAAACGCGAAGACAACCGTGTGGCTGGCGGCACCAATGCCGCGGCGATCGAGCAATTGCAGCGTGACGGCATCGACACCCGCAGCCTGCAGATCCGCTACTTCCGCAACCCCGCGGCGCCCGACGGCGCGCCGGTGCCCGACGGCAACGTGATCGGGTCCAGCCACGCCAAGTTCATGGCGGTCGATGGCGAGTTGGCGATCTTCGGCTCGTCCAACATGGACAAGACCAGCTGGCACTTCTCGGGCGAGACCAATGTCGCGGTGTTCGACCGCGCAGCGGCCGCCAAGGTCAAGGCCGCGGTGTTCGACGCCGCGTGGGGCCGGTCGGTGGCGGTGGCCGACGACGAGGGAGGCCGCGGCCCGAAGGTTTGA